In the genome of Synchiropus splendidus isolate RoL2022-P1 chromosome 2, RoL_Sspl_1.0, whole genome shotgun sequence, the window ttttatttgctatagtggaattgGAAATAATTATACACATAATGCACAcgacaaataaaacacaagcacaTGATCACTATTTTTGTTGCCTTGACatgcaagtttttgtttttgggtgATTCACGATATTTTGACAATTAATGTTATGTTTTTGGGTGCATTTATTTTGAACCAACAATAAATATGTGGTTTATACGTGAGTCTGTTTGTTCCAAgtgaagttaaagttaaagttaccgagtttaaaaaaaaaatattgcaatcTGCGATTCCGCCACCAGGTGTCAATAAAATCGTTTTTTAAACCTACAAATATAAACCGAAAAAGGCAGCTAATTTGTCTAACTCATTTTCTTACCAAAACACTTACTGAACATTAGTATATTAGTcattaaatatttgtttctaCTTTTGTCTCACTGCTGTTATCGCCACCTGAGTCTCGACTGATCATTGCGTGGACCAAGTTCGAGCTGACCGAGTCGAGATGCGTGGCGTCATCTCACAATCCTCTCGTTCAATTTCTcattatgaaacaaaaaagtgcGTTTTAACCGCGTCTGAATTGCGTTATAAAAAAGATGGTTGCCGTACTTTGTACGGCACATCAGAAAATATTCTGGATTGCCATCTCTCGCATCGTCAAATGCAATCAAACAGTTAATTTCATTGTCATTTCTGGGAGAATCGGTGAATAACTTAGCACGTCAGACGTGGCCGTCAGGCTCCAAAGGTCAGAACCGTCAATGAGATTCCTTTGAAGTCATCAACGTATACAAATCGCCCGCTTTCTCGGCCGCGCCCTCTGATTGGTCCGCTGCTATTGTTGCCACCGTGACAGCCATGAAACGCCGTCCTTTTCACCATATAAGGAAAAATACCGCCCCTTGCTGCGCTGTGATTGGTCGACACCAGGTTCTCGCAATGTTTGTAAATTGTAGACCGCAGGACAGAGCTGTTTGATCTCAGCGCGCAAATGTATTTGACTAATACTTTTAATCTGTGCTTGGTCGGACTAAATTTGAACGGTGTTCTATTGAAGAAGCAGCGGGAGTAACCTGGGCGGCACCGCAGAGCCAAACGAATCGATCAAGGTGAGGCTTTTGAGCTGTCTGCTAGCATTATTTGTGTTGTTAGCATTAGCCGGGTTAGCTCTGTCATACCGGCTAGTTGTACAACGCTCCTGTGCTGGTTGCGGTTCCTATTAATATCTGTTAAGAAACGTTTGAAAGACTTCTGATTTAATAACCTAGTGGTTTGTAACAAAACACTTTGGTACGAGCCGAACTGTTTTATGACAATCCGCTGCCTACGCGAGTCGAAGTCGAGCCAGTTAGCCGCCTCTTCTTCCTGCATTTCTCTTCCTCTGACGCACAATGACTGTCATGTTGTGTGCGGCACCGGCAGGTCGAGAAATGGTCCAGAGTCAGATGGACGTCGGTAAAGCGTTAACAGCGGCGGCAGCCAGAGGAGACACCGCAGGGGTGCAGCGGATCCTGGAGGACAGCAGGGTGCACCCGGACACGCTCAATGAGTTCGGCAGAACAGCTCTGCAGGTAAAGACGACTGCGGAAACTTATCTCCACCCGGCGGTTATTGGATTTAATCCCATTTAGGTGCAACCGGAGGAGTAATGAAATGGAGTAATACCTATATAATAATAAGATATGCTACATTCAGTCCCTGGTGAATTACCGGGAGGTTTCCTCGCctttttgctttgtaaaaatTCTGTGTATAATCATATCCTCTCATGCATAccaggttatatatatatatatatatatatatatatatatatatatatatatatatatatatgattttaaaatgtcaaatcaaTTCATTTTCCAAACATACGATTTGTTATTTTGTGTGACAGGAAAATTCAGTgctgctgaaacaaacaaaaacagtttatacggccttttattttgtaaattgtttttgttgctgtgtcTAAATAGTctgttgtaataataataataataataataataatggagagGCAATAGGAAAAATCTGACTGTGGTatctccgcgacccgaccccggataagcggtagaagaaggtgaaggtgactgTGGTATCTATTATATAATCAATTGGCCAGATTTTGGATGGGACCAGAGATCTTTCAGTTCCTCTCTGGCAGAGGAACATCTCTCTTTAGCAAGGTTGGAAAAGAagaatttgtttgaatcactTTGCTTCCCCTTTTAATCAACCTATGTGTCTGTTTGCTCCTCCTTGAAGTGTGTGAATTTCAAAATCGAAAACTTCTCTGACTTAATGTAAAAACTTGAGTtgttagaaataaaaaaaaatgaatttactgAAACATCGGTTATGAAGTGTAAGTCTTTTATCAAAAGAAACTGttacttttcctcattaaagtTGTGGCTTGTCATGTGGTCtgcaggtgatgatgatggggaGCCCTCAAATCGCGCGTCTACTCTTAAAGAAAGGGGCAAACCCCAACGTCCAGGATCGGCATGGCATCGCTCCGGTCCATGACGCAGCCCGCACCGGGTTCCTGGACACACTGCAGGTCATGGTGGAGTTTGGGGCTTCGGTGAACATCCCGGACAAGAATGGCGCCTTGCCCATTCACATCGCCATCTGGGAAGGTCATCGTGAGGTGGTGGAGTTCTTGGCACCACGCTCTGACCTCAAGCACTGCAACGCCAGCGGGCAGAGCGCCATCGACGTGGCGCGGGCATCCAACATGCCCGACATGATTGACTTGCTCAGATAGTCCGCACCCCCGACCCCTGGTCGAGCTTCACCTCCACCATTTCTCTTCAGACCTGGTGACTTGAATTTCTTGCTGTGTAAAGGATATTTTGTTGTTAGTGGCTCGACATGAATATGTGAATCAGGACTTCGGTCTTGGCAGCTTCTTCTCAGTGGGCGACTAAATACAGTCGACGCCTCTTTTGCACAGTGCGATTTCGGCACCTTATTTACACGATATTTCCCTGACATGTGGGAGTGCACATTTGTAGATAGTTCACAGCCCCAGTGTTTAGCATTAATGATATTTTTATGAGTTATGAATGAGTTATGAACCTGATGAAttcaatgttttgatgtttttgctTTAACAAAACTTGAAATGGTGCACTCACGTTGCTTTTGCATAGTTGTTTCTGTGTTAGAAATGAACTTAGAACTCCAATTGACttatttattgttatgtttATATTCCTGTGACGTTGTTGTCATTAATACCAGCAGttatcgtgatttttttttttttttttttttttttgaaattgtTATTTATACGAAATACTAAAGTGAAGTGGTTCGTTTTACCATTTGAAGATGAAAGCACAAAATAAAGTGTGGACACTGATTTGAATTCTCAAGTGACTCCTTCACTCATTTCTACTGTGGAACCTTACATCTGTTTTCTTCCAGCTGTGTTATCTTTTTGCCCACATGTCACTGTGTTAGTGcttcaaaacaaaattatttttttcatgagcgTATATACATTTCAGTACTCTCCCCAGGAGTTTTCCTCAGTGTATGGTGACTGTCTTCTCTGCATTCCAGCTGCAACTCTTGTGCTTGTTGTTGGCAGAGAGTAAA includes:
- the cdkn2d gene encoding cyclin-dependent kinase 4 inhibitor D; translated protein: MVQSQMDVGKALTAAAARGDTAGVQRILEDSRVHPDTLNEFGRTALQVMMMGSPQIARLLLKKGANPNVQDRHGIAPVHDAARTGFLDTLQVMVEFGASVNIPDKNGALPIHIAIWEGHREVVEFLAPRSDLKHCNASGQSAIDVARASNMPDMIDLLR